From the genome of Vicia villosa cultivar HV-30 ecotype Madison, WI linkage group LG2, Vvil1.0, whole genome shotgun sequence, one region includes:
- the LOC131648038 gene encoding 21.7 kDa class VI heat shock protein, with protein sequence MASSNKKLEVSFDDQIPNKWCVSLGEETFKRFFGSLSSNPTVYKVFGDGSLFSPMLFGKFFDPCDAFPLWEFESEVLLTHLRSFNQTTVDWHHTDEGYVLKAESLGTGKNNIQVHVDKGKVLEISGQWKQQRDSKTNDWKCGHWWENGYVRRLEIPEDADWKNIAAFIYNDIFLEIQIPKIQKGYDAHGKDLA encoded by the exons ATGGCTAGTTCTAACAAGAAACTTGAAGTGAGTTTTGATGATCAAATTCCAAATAAATGGTGTGTTTCATTAGGAGAAGAAACTTTCAAGAGATTCTTTGGTAGCTTGAGTAGTAATCCAACGGTTTACAAGGTTTTTGGCGACGGATCGCTTTTTAGTCCAATGTTGTTTGGAAAATTCTTTGATCCTTGTGATGCATTTCCTCTATGGGAGTTTGAATCAGAAGTTTTGTTGACTCATCTAAGAAGCTTCAATCAAACCACTGTTGATTGGCATCATACAGATGAAGGCTATGTGTTAAAAGCTGAAAGTCTAG GAACTGGAAAAAACAACATTCAAGTCCATGTTgataaagggaaggtgttagaaaTCAGTGGACAATGGAAGCAGCAAAGAGACTCAAAAACAAACGATTGGAAATGTGGCCATTGGTGGGAAAATGGATATGTAAGAAGGCTTGAGATCCCAGAGGATGCAGATTGGAAGAACATAGCAGCATTCATATACAATGACATATTTTTAGAAATTCAAATACCAAAAATCCAAAAGGGTTATGATGCTCATGGAAAGGATTTGGCTTGA